A segment of the Symmachiella macrocystis genome:
GTTTTTCCATCGGTCATCGCCGCTGAGCGTTTTGCCAAGTTCTTTGCCAAACAGACTGGGCAAAAACCGCGTCTCTGTGACTTTGGCCAACACGGCGTCCAAGCGGCCTGCTTCCCGACGCAATTTGCCGATACCGCCAAAGCAGGATGGCAACACCTCGGCGAAGGGATCTCCTCCCGGCATGCTGAAGCCTGCCTCGTAGGCCGCTCCGCTCCCGATGCGACGGAGGCAAAGCAAATTCTCCGGCAGCGCATCGCCGATGCTGCCAGCGCCGCTGTGGAGGACGTGTTTCTCTTCCCCAGCGGAATGAATGCAATATTCTCCGTCTATCGCGCCTTGGAAGCAACCTTTCCGGATCGCAAGTGCGTGCAGTTCGGTTTTCCTTACGTCGATACGCTCAAAATCCAAAAAACGTGCGGCACGGGCGTGCATTTTTATCCTCACGGAGAATCGGCAGACTTGGATCAGCTGGCTGAGGTTTTGGCGGACGAACCGATCAGCGGGATTTACACCGAATTTCCCTCGAATCCTTTATTGAAAAGCCCCGACCTGGCGCGGCTGGCGGAACTGGCGCGTGCCCACCGTTGCCCGCTGGTCGTCGACGACACCGTCGCCACTTTTGTGAATGCCGATGTCCTCTCGGCGGCCGACGCTGTCTGTTCCAGTTTGACCAAATTCTTCTCCGGCGCCGGTGACGTCACCGCAGGATCGGTCGTGCTCAATGCCAACGGTCCGTTTTACAACGAATTGAAAACAGCCCTCGGCCAGGAGGATGATTTGCTGTGGTGTGAGGATGCGCTTGTCCTGGAAGAAAATTCCCGCGATTTTGAAACGCGTGTCCGGCAGATCAATCATAACGCCGAACAATTGGCCGATCATCTGCTGCAGCATCCGCGTGTCACAGCGGTGAATTACCCGAAATTCCAAACGCCACAGCGATACAGCGCGTTTCGAAAACGAGACGGGGGTTACGGCGGACTGTTGTCGGTTGATATCACCGACCCGGCGAATCGTGCTCCCCGCGTCTTTAATGCCTTGCGCGTCTGCAAGGGACCCAACCTGGGAACCAATTACACGCTCGTCTGCCCCTATACGATCCTGGCGCATTACGGCGAACTCGATTTTGCTGAAGACTGCGGCGTCTCCCGCTACCTGCTTCGCGTCTCGGTCGGTCTGGAACCACCTGAAGACCTGATTGCCCGCTTCGACGAAGCCTTAGCAGTCGATTGAATGACAAATCGGGTGCCACTGCTAGCTTGTCCAGTAGTGCTGTTAAGCCCCCGCCTTCGCAGGAGGAGTCATTCCCTCTTCTGCAACGTCGCACAGCATATTGCGCCGCACTGAGAAATTGGTTACACTAGCTGAACCATTTTTTCGCGGCTCAGCCGCAGGCTGGTGTTTCCTTTCATAGCTAGGCAACTCTCCATGGCGCGGCTTGTATCGCTCATTGTGCTGACGGTGCTGATCGTCTTTCTCGGCATCACCTTTTTTCAGGTGATCGCACCGTTTTTGCTGCCGCTCTTTTTAGCCGGTGTAGTGGCATTGCTCTGCCAACCGATGTTCCGCTATTTCCTAACCAGAACCAATGACAAGACCCACTGGGCGGCCGGACTGACAACCGCTGCCATTCTAGCAATCATTTTCGTTCCCTTAGCGACCGGCACGGTGATCGCGACGGCTGAGTTATACACCTTTGCGCAGAAGCGGCTGGAGCCGGCGCAATGGAAACCGGCCTACGGAAAGTTTCGCGAAAGATTCGACGCCGACGAAATCATCGACAGCGTCTATGATAGCTTCAGTCCTCCGCCCACCGACAAAGATCAACTTGCCGAATGGGAAACCCGCCGCGATCGGTTTCACGAACAAGTCGAGACCAACATCCGCGCCAACACTAAAGCTGCGCTCAACCGCGTGGCGGAGCGGACGATGGGATTTGCTGCTTCCACATTCGGCATCGTGGGCCGGATCGTCTCGGGTGTTATCGGCGGATTGATGTTTATTATCGGACTGTTTTATTTTCTGGCTGACGGACCGGTGTTGCTCGCGGCGACGCGAGAATTGATACCCGTCAATCAGGACTACCAACAGCAACTCCTACACCGCTTTAACAAGGTGATCCGCGCGGTCGTGTTAGCGACATTCGCAGCTGCTTTGGGGCAGGGGGTGGCCACGGCGGCGGTCCTTTATTTTTTCGTCGGTCATTTTTTCCTGTTGAGCATTGTCTGTACCTTGACCGCCATGGTCCCACTAATCGGCACATGGTTGGTGTGGGCTCCGGTGGCGATCTGGTTAGCGGCCGACGGTCATTGGGGAAGCGCGCTGTTTGTGACTGCTTACGGCACAATATTCATTGGCACGCTGGATAACATTATCCGCACCTATGTCCTGCATAGCGATGCAAAACTGCATCCGCTGTTGGCCTTTGTCAGCGTACTGGGAGGCCTGCAAGCGATGGGGTTGTGGGGCATTTTCGTCGGTCCCACCGTGGCCAGTTGCTTGCATGCTTTGATCAAAATATTCAATACGGAACTCAAGGCGTTCTCCGAAGAGAAATTCGCCAATATCAAAGCCAAAACCGCAAGCGACATGACGCACAACACCATACCCCCTGACATGGCCGGCGAGGAAAAAACACCGCCGCCCGCTACCCCTGAACAACCGGAATCAAAGCCGCCTAAAAAACGCCCGGCGAAACGCCGTCGGAAACGATAACGAACCAGTCTTTTGACTCACTCCATTTCTCAACGAGAAAAATACCATGCGCGAGAAACTTCTTTTTGCGATCAGCACCATCATCGCCACCCTACTTGTCTCCGCAGCCGCGCCGCCGGCAATCGCCGCCGACGGGCCATTGACGATCTATTTCATCGATGTCGAAGGAGGCGCCGCTACGCTGTTTGTCACTCCCGCGGGCGAATCGTTACTGATCGACTCGGGATATCCTGACAACAACGGCCGCGATCGCGATCGAATTCTCAAAGTCCTACGTGACGAAGCGCACTTGGATCACCTCGACCACGCCGCTGTCACACATTGGCATCTGGACCACTTCGGCAATCACGCGTCGCTCGCGTCGGAGATCGAAATCAAAAACTTCTGGGACCGTGGCATTCCCGAAACCTTAGCGGAGGATCGCAATTTCGAGGAACGGATCGGCTTTTATCGCGCTGCGTCTCAGAACGATTCCAAAGCACTCGCCGCCGGCGACAGCTTGCCGCTCAAGTCGGGCAAGACGCCGCTGGCAGTCAAGATCATCACTTCCAGTCGCGAAGTGATTCCCAACGACGGTCCGCCCAACCCGTTCGCAAAAACAAACGTCCCCAAGCCGCGCGACGAAAGCGACAACGCCGCCAGCTTGAGTTTTCTGCTGAGTTTCGGCGACTTCCGGTTCCTCTGCTGCGGTGACCTGACGTGGAATGTCGAAGCGAAATTGGTGACCCCCAACAACCCGATCGGCAAGGTCGACCTATTCATGGTCACGCACCACGGCCTGCCGGCCAGCAACAATCCCGTTTTGGTTCACGCCGTCGATCCGGTTGTGGCGGTCATGTGCAACGGCCCGGTGAAGGGGGGACATCCCAATACGTTGAAAACGCTGCGAGGTGTGAAATCTCTACAGGCGTTGTATCAACTGCACCGCAATATCAAGGTCGCCGCAGAGGATCAAACGCCGCCGGAATTCATCGCCAACTCCGCGGGATCCTCCGACTACTGCGACGGCACATTCGTCAAAGCCACGATCGCCCCGGATGGAGAAAGTTACACCATACAGATTGGCCGGGACGGCAAACCGGCAACCTACAAAACGCGGAAAAAATGATGTGTTGCCAGCGGCCTCCCGCTTCACGAACATTCCTTGAGTCTTGCAGCAGGATGAATTTTCTATGTCCTACGCGGTCCGAAACTTGATTGCCGATACGTGGTGTGACGCCGATGGGGAGC
Coding sequences within it:
- a CDS encoding aminotransferase class I/II-fold pyridoxal phosphate-dependent enzyme produces the protein MNVLDPLFETPLCNAADLGRPIPDSPHAVSVCLPTWADNIGYEEKTPRVIEQLNNGYPRFVFHHLCQQLFAECHTKFAAADESCLVFPSVIAAERFAKFFAKQTGQKPRLCDFGQHGVQAACFPTQFADTAKAGWQHLGEGISSRHAEACLVGRSAPDATEAKQILRQRIADAASAAVEDVFLFPSGMNAIFSVYRALEATFPDRKCVQFGFPYVDTLKIQKTCGTGVHFYPHGESADLDQLAEVLADEPISGIYTEFPSNPLLKSPDLARLAELARAHRCPLVVDDTVATFVNADVLSAADAVCSSLTKFFSGAGDVTAGSVVLNANGPFYNELKTALGQEDDLLWCEDALVLEENSRDFETRVRQINHNAEQLADHLLQHPRVTAVNYPKFQTPQRYSAFRKRDGGYGGLLSVDITDPANRAPRVFNALRVCKGPNLGTNYTLVCPYTILAHYGELDFAEDCGVSRYLLRVSVGLEPPEDLIARFDEALAVD
- a CDS encoding AI-2E family transporter, whose protein sequence is MARLVSLIVLTVLIVFLGITFFQVIAPFLLPLFLAGVVALLCQPMFRYFLTRTNDKTHWAAGLTTAAILAIIFVPLATGTVIATAELYTFAQKRLEPAQWKPAYGKFRERFDADEIIDSVYDSFSPPPTDKDQLAEWETRRDRFHEQVETNIRANTKAALNRVAERTMGFAASTFGIVGRIVSGVIGGLMFIIGLFYFLADGPVLLAATRELIPVNQDYQQQLLHRFNKVIRAVVLATFAAALGQGVATAAVLYFFVGHFFLLSIVCTLTAMVPLIGTWLVWAPVAIWLAADGHWGSALFVTAYGTIFIGTLDNIIRTYVLHSDAKLHPLLAFVSVLGGLQAMGLWGIFVGPTVASCLHALIKIFNTELKAFSEEKFANIKAKTASDMTHNTIPPDMAGEEKTPPPATPEQPESKPPKKRPAKRRRKR
- a CDS encoding ComEC/Rec2 family competence protein encodes the protein MREKLLFAISTIIATLLVSAAAPPAIAADGPLTIYFIDVEGGAATLFVTPAGESLLIDSGYPDNNGRDRDRILKVLRDEAHLDHLDHAAVTHWHLDHFGNHASLASEIEIKNFWDRGIPETLAEDRNFEERIGFYRAASQNDSKALAAGDSLPLKSGKTPLAVKIITSSREVIPNDGPPNPFAKTNVPKPRDESDNAASLSFLLSFGDFRFLCCGDLTWNVEAKLVTPNNPIGKVDLFMVTHHGLPASNNPVLVHAVDPVVAVMCNGPVKGGHPNTLKTLRGVKSLQALYQLHRNIKVAAEDQTPPEFIANSAGSSDYCDGTFVKATIAPDGESYTIQIGRDGKPATYKTRKK